A stretch of Streptomyces vietnamensis DNA encodes these proteins:
- a CDS encoding alpha/beta fold hydrolase, which yields MPHARTTAGTYDAAYEALLATWPHPTTASELRTPHGTTHVLHHGPEDGPPVLLLPGGGNTACSWRATAAALGATHRVHAVDLVGGPGRSRADGRPIRTAADLTAWLDALLDGLGLTSASFCGHSYGGWIALRYALAAPDRTDRLALLDPTGCFAGFHPGYLLRALPLLLRPTAARAEALLAWETGGAEHDPAVRRLDALAAELPRYRPVTGPRPTRAELAALRPPTLLLVAGGSRVHDAARIAARARAAVPGIVTESLPAATHHTLPADLPPAALSTLTRFLAG from the coding sequence ATGCCGCATGCCAGGACCACCGCCGGTACCTACGACGCCGCCTACGAAGCGCTCCTCGCCACGTGGCCCCACCCCACCACCGCCTCGGAACTCCGCACGCCCCACGGCACCACCCACGTCCTCCACCACGGCCCCGAGGACGGCCCGCCGGTCCTCCTGCTGCCCGGCGGCGGGAACACCGCCTGCTCCTGGCGGGCGACGGCCGCCGCGCTCGGCGCGACGCACCGGGTCCACGCCGTCGACCTCGTCGGCGGACCGGGCCGCAGCCGGGCGGACGGCCGCCCGATCCGTACCGCCGCCGACCTCACGGCCTGGCTCGACGCCCTGCTCGACGGCCTCGGACTGACGTCGGCGTCGTTCTGCGGGCACTCGTACGGCGGGTGGATCGCGCTCCGGTACGCCCTGGCGGCCCCCGACCGGACCGACCGCCTCGCCCTCCTCGACCCGACCGGCTGCTTCGCCGGCTTCCACCCCGGCTATCTGCTGCGGGCCCTGCCCCTGCTGCTGCGCCCGACGGCCGCCCGGGCGGAGGCCCTCCTGGCCTGGGAGACCGGCGGGGCCGAGCACGATCCGGCGGTGCGGCGCCTCGACGCCCTGGCGGCGGAGCTGCCCCGGTACCGCCCGGTCACCGGCCCCCGCCCGACCCGCGCCGAACTGGCCGCCCTGCGACCGCCGACGCTGCTGCTCGTCGCCGGGGGGAGCCGCGTCCACGACGCGGCCCGGATCGCCGCCCGGGCGCGGGCGGCCGTCCCCGGGATCGTGACGGAGTCCCTGCCGGCCGCGACCCACCA